From Scleropages formosus chromosome 1, fSclFor1.1, whole genome shotgun sequence, a single genomic window includes:
- the LOC108930249 gene encoding arf-GAP with dual PH domain-containing protein 1 isoform X2 → MSGAEQQKQEKQQKMRALLQELLQRAGNGTCADCGAADPEWASLTLGVFVCQACSTFHKANPNISRVKSVYLDPWQASEVEFMASAGNDAAKAKYEQKIPAFYYRPTHTDCQVLREQWFRARYERDEFVYIEKQEPYSTGYREGFLWKRGRDNGQFLSRKFILSEREGSLKYFNKHDAREPKAVMRIETLNATFRPAKIGSPNGLQVTYLRDNSTRNIFVYHEDGKEMVDWFNAIRAARFHYLQVAFPGASDADLVPKLTRNFVKEGYMEKTGPKQTEGFKKRWFTMDDRRLMYFKDPLDAYARGEVFIGSKENNYTVLSGLPPSTQGNRWPFGITIVTPDRKFLFACETEAEQKDWIAAFQRVINRPMLPQEYAVEAHFKHKP, encoded by the exons ACCCCGAGTGGGCGTCGCTCACCCTGGGTGTGTTCGTATGCCAGGCCTGCTCGACCTTCCACAAGGCCAACCCAAACATCAGCAGGGTCAAATCCGTGTACCTGGACCCGTGGCAGGCCTCGGAGGTGGAG TTCATGGCGTCTGCCGGGAACGACGCGGCCAAGGCCAAGTATGAGCAGAAGATCCCGGCATTTTACTACCgacccacacacactgactgcca GGTCCTGCGGGAGCAGTGGTTCCGCGCCAGGTACGAGCGCGACGAGTTCGTGTACATCGAGAAACAGGAGCCGTACTCGACAG GGTACAGGGAAGGGTTTCTATGGAAACGGGGACGAGACAACGGACAGTTCCTGAGCCGGAAGTTCATCCTGTCCGAGCGGGAGGGGTCCCTCAAGTACTTCAACAAGCACGAC GCGAGGGAACCCAAGGCAGTGATGCGGATCGAGACGCTCAACGCCACCTTCCGCCCAGCCAAGATCGGAAGCCCCAACGGCCTCCAGGTGACCTACCTGAGGGACAACAGCACCAGGAACATCTTCGTGTACCATGAGGACGGCAAG GAAATGGTGGACTGGTTCAACGCCATCCGAGCGGCCCGCTTCCACTACCTCCAGGTGGCCTTCCCCGGGGCGAGCGACGCGGAC TTGGTGCCAAAGCTGACGCGGAACTTCGTGAAGGAGGGCTACATGGAGAAAACCGGTCCAAAG CAAACGGAGGGCTTCAAGAAGAGGTGGTTCACCATGGATGACCGGAGGCTGATGTACTTCAAAGACCCATTG GACGCCTACGCCCGAGGGGAGGTGTTCATCGGCAGCAAGGAGAACAACTACACGGTGCTGTCGGGCCTCCCGCCCTCCACGCAGGGCAACCGCTGGCCGTTCGGCATCACCATCGTCACGCCCGACAGGAAGTTCCTGTTCGCCTGCGAGACGGAGGCGGAGCAGAAGGACTGGATCGCCGCCTTCCAGAGAGTCATCAACCGACCCATGCTGCCTCAGGAGTATGCAG TCGAAGCTCACTTCAAGCACAAGCCCTGA
- the LOC108930249 gene encoding arf-GAP with dual PH domain-containing protein 1 isoform X1 yields the protein MSGAEQQKQEKQQKMRALLQELLQRAGNGTCADCGAADPEWASLTLGVFVCQACSTFHKANPNISRVKSVYLDPWQASEVEFMASAGNDAAKAKYEQKIPAFYYRPTHTDCQVLREQWFRARYERDEFVYIEKQEPYSTGYREGFLWKRGRDNGQFLSRKFILSEREGSLKYFNKHDAREPKAVMRIETLNATFRPAKIGSPNGLQVTYLRDNSTRNIFVYHEDGKEMVDWFNAIRAARFHYLQVAFPGASDADLVPKLTRNFVKEGYMEKTGPKQTEGFKKRWFTMDDRRLMYFKDPLDAYARGEVFIGSKENNYTVLSGLPPSTQGNRWPFGITIVTPDRKFLFACETEAEQKDWIAAFQRVINRPMLPQEYAGTQTHTHKVTGM from the exons ACCCCGAGTGGGCGTCGCTCACCCTGGGTGTGTTCGTATGCCAGGCCTGCTCGACCTTCCACAAGGCCAACCCAAACATCAGCAGGGTCAAATCCGTGTACCTGGACCCGTGGCAGGCCTCGGAGGTGGAG TTCATGGCGTCTGCCGGGAACGACGCGGCCAAGGCCAAGTATGAGCAGAAGATCCCGGCATTTTACTACCgacccacacacactgactgcca GGTCCTGCGGGAGCAGTGGTTCCGCGCCAGGTACGAGCGCGACGAGTTCGTGTACATCGAGAAACAGGAGCCGTACTCGACAG GGTACAGGGAAGGGTTTCTATGGAAACGGGGACGAGACAACGGACAGTTCCTGAGCCGGAAGTTCATCCTGTCCGAGCGGGAGGGGTCCCTCAAGTACTTCAACAAGCACGAC GCGAGGGAACCCAAGGCAGTGATGCGGATCGAGACGCTCAACGCCACCTTCCGCCCAGCCAAGATCGGAAGCCCCAACGGCCTCCAGGTGACCTACCTGAGGGACAACAGCACCAGGAACATCTTCGTGTACCATGAGGACGGCAAG GAAATGGTGGACTGGTTCAACGCCATCCGAGCGGCCCGCTTCCACTACCTCCAGGTGGCCTTCCCCGGGGCGAGCGACGCGGAC TTGGTGCCAAAGCTGACGCGGAACTTCGTGAAGGAGGGCTACATGGAGAAAACCGGTCCAAAG CAAACGGAGGGCTTCAAGAAGAGGTGGTTCACCATGGATGACCGGAGGCTGATGTACTTCAAAGACCCATTG GACGCCTACGCCCGAGGGGAGGTGTTCATCGGCAGCAAGGAGAACAACTACACGGTGCTGTCGGGCCTCCCGCCCTCCACGCAGGGCAACCGCTGGCCGTTCGGCATCACCATCGTCACGCCCGACAGGAAGTTCCTGTTCGCCTGCGAGACGGAGGCGGAGCAGAAGGACTGGATCGCCGCCTTCCAGAGAGTCATCAACCGACCCATGCTGCCTCAGGAGTATGCAGgtacgcaaacacacacacacaaagtcactgGCATGTAG